In the Tessaracoccus lacteus genome, CGTGGTCGAGCTGATCCCCGCCCCGCAGGGGGACCCGGCGGCCCCGGCCAGGGCTCTGATCTTCGACTCCGTCTACGACACCTACCGCGGCGTGGTGACCTACGTCCGTGTCGTCGACGGCGAGCTCGGTCACCGCGAGCGGATCCGCATGATGTCGACCAGGAGCAGCCACGAACTGCTCGAGGTGGGCGTCATCTCGCCGGAGCCCGTCAAGGCCGAGGCGATCGGCGTCGGCGAGGTGGGCTACCTCATCACAGGCGTCAAGGACGTCCGCCAGTCGCGGGTCGGCGACACCGTCACGCTCGAGTCGCGGCCGGCCGAGACCGACCTCGGCGGCTACAAGAACCCCAACCCGATGGTCTACGCCGGCCTCTATCCGATCGACGGCGACGACTTCGGCCTGCTCCGCGAGGCCCTCGAGAAGCTCCAGCTCAACGACGCTGCGCTCACCTACGAGCCAGAGACCTCCGGCGCGCTGGGCTTCGGCTTCCGCATCGGGTTCCTCGGTCTCCTGCACATGGAGATCGTCCGTGAGCGCCTCGAGCGCGAGTTCAATCTCGACCTCATCTCCACGGCCCCCAACGTCGTCTACCGCGTCGTGATGGAGGACGGCACCGAGCACGTCGTCACCAACCCGTCGGAGTACCCCGAGGGCAAGATCGCCGAGGTGCACGAGCCGGTCGTGCGGGGCACGATCCTTGCGCCGTCGGAGTACATCGGGACCATCCTCGAACTGTGCCAGACGCGCCGCGGCGTCCAGCGGGGCCTCGACTACCTCAGCGAGGACCGCGTCGAGATCCGCTACACGCTCCCGCTCGCCGAGATCGTGTTCGACTTCTTCGACGCGCTGAAGTCCCGGACCAAGGGCTACGCGTCGCTCGACTACGAACCCGACGGTGAGCAGGAGGCCGACCTGGTCAAGGTCGACATCCTGCTGCACGGCGACCCCGTCGACGCCTTCTCCGCGATCGTCCACCGAGACAAGGCATACTCCTACGGTCTGCAGATGGCATCGAAGCTCAAGGAGCTCATTCCGCGTCAGCAGTTCGAGGTACCCATCCAGGCCGCCATCGGCTCGCGCGTCATCGCCCGCGAGACCATCCGCGCCATCCGCAAGGACGTGCTCGCCAAGTGCTACGGCGGCGACATCTCGCGTAAGCGCAAGCTGCTGGAGAAGCAGAAGGAGGGCAAGAAGCGGATGAAGATGGTCGGCCGGGTCGAGGTGCCCCAGGAGGCCTTCGTCGCGGCCCTGTCGACCTCCGAGGTCAAGAAGGGAAGCTGAGCCACCCGATGGCCCAACTGCCCGACGGTGACGAGGCGCCCCGCGACGGGGCGCTGCCCGCGTCATCACTCGATGCGAGGCGCCCGCTGTCGCTGTACA is a window encoding:
- the lepA gene encoding translation elongation factor 4; this encodes MSAPRPGKTDPAIIRNFCIIAHIDHGKSTLADRMLQLTEVVDARQMRAQYLDRMDIERERGITIKSQAVRMPWVKDDRTYVLNMIDTPGHVDFTYEVSRSLQACEGAILLVDAAQGIEAQTLANLYLAIDADLTIIPVLNKIDLPSANPEKYAAEIAGIIGCDPDDVLKVSGKTGAGVAELLDRVVELIPAPQGDPAAPARALIFDSVYDTYRGVVTYVRVVDGELGHRERIRMMSTRSSHELLEVGVISPEPVKAEAIGVGEVGYLITGVKDVRQSRVGDTVTLESRPAETDLGGYKNPNPMVYAGLYPIDGDDFGLLREALEKLQLNDAALTYEPETSGALGFGFRIGFLGLLHMEIVRERLEREFNLDLISTAPNVVYRVVMEDGTEHVVTNPSEYPEGKIAEVHEPVVRGTILAPSEYIGTILELCQTRRGVQRGLDYLSEDRVEIRYTLPLAEIVFDFFDALKSRTKGYASLDYEPDGEQEADLVKVDILLHGDPVDAFSAIVHRDKAYSYGLQMASKLKELIPRQQFEVPIQAAIGSRVIARETIRAIRKDVLAKCYGGDISRKRKLLEKQKEGKKRMKMVGRVEVPQEAFVAALSTSEVKKGS